From the Planktothrix tepida PCC 9214 genome, one window contains:
- a CDS encoding FIST signal transduction protein gives MKLETFFWKKPTGWSVKTLPSLDSNQTLVIVFGGVQFQDDLEPLQDLKEAYPQSHFIGCSTAGEIWGSTLMKDSLIVSVLQFHNTSLKTAFCHLSEETNSSNPLQRQDYSYQAGRSIAQQLADPQLKAVFILGDGLQLNGSEFLRGVNSILYQSSVFNSSDPILIVGGLAADNHQFKRTWILQNRLPISGAVSAVGFYGNDIAISYGSQGGWTIFGPERQVTRSHHNILYELDHKPVLQLYQEYLGKYARNLPTSGLFFPLALGTPLARKRTVRTLIGINEETKSLTFTGDIPVGSVAQLMRGNYERLVDGALAAALITRNSNQRKTGEWEQQKLNQNQAIMLEPTLAIAMSGSGRRLVLGERTEEELEATLDELPQGTQQMGFYSYGELAPTGVASLCELHNQTMTLITIRENSS, from the coding sequence ATGAAATTAGAAACTTTTTTCTGGAAGAAACCCACGGGCTGGTCAGTCAAAACATTGCCCTCCCTGGACTCAAATCAAACTTTAGTGATTGTCTTTGGTGGGGTTCAGTTTCAAGACGATCTCGAACCTTTACAAGACTTAAAAGAAGCTTATCCTCAATCTCATTTTATTGGGTGTTCAACCGCCGGAGAAATTTGGGGTTCAACCTTGATGAAGGATAGTTTAATCGTCAGTGTTTTGCAATTTCATAATACCTCATTAAAAACAGCATTTTGTCACCTTTCTGAAGAAACAAATTCATCAAATCCGCTTCAAAGACAAGATTATTCTTATCAAGCAGGTCGTTCTATTGCTCAACAATTGGCTGATCCTCAGTTAAAAGCTGTCTTTATTTTAGGAGATGGATTACAACTCAATGGCAGTGAATTTTTACGAGGTGTGAATTCAATTTTATATCAAAGTTCTGTTTTTAATTCTTCAGATCCTATCTTAATTGTTGGAGGATTAGCCGCCGATAATCATCAATTTAAACGTACTTGGATTTTACAAAATCGTTTACCCATTTCTGGTGCTGTTTCCGCCGTTGGATTTTATGGAAATGATATTGCAATTAGCTATGGTTCCCAAGGGGGTTGGACAATCTTTGGCCCTGAACGACAAGTCACTCGTTCCCACCACAATATTTTGTATGAATTAGATCACAAACCGGTTTTACAACTCTATCAAGAATATTTAGGCAAATACGCCCGAAATTTGCCCACCAGTGGCTTATTTTTTCCTTTAGCATTGGGAACTCCCTTAGCTCGTAAACGCACGGTGAGAACCCTAATCGGCATTAATGAAGAGACAAAATCCCTAACTTTTACAGGTGATATTCCTGTCGGTTCTGTTGCTCAACTTATGCGAGGAAATTATGAGCGTTTAGTGGATGGAGCATTAGCAGCAGCACTCATTACTCGCAATAGTAATCAACGCAAAACGGGAGAATGGGAACAGCAGAAATTGAACCAGAATCAGGCAATAATGTTAGAACCCACTTTAGCGATCGCGATGAGTGGTTCCGGTCGTCGATTAGTTCTAGGAGAGCGTACTGAAGAAGAATTAGAAGCTACACTAGATGAATTACCCCAAGGAACCCAACAAATGGGTTTTTACTCCTACGGGGAACTAGCTCCTACGGGTGTCGCCTCTCTCTGCGAACTGCACAATCAAACCATGACCTTAATTACCATTCGAGAAAATAGTAGCTAA
- a CDS encoding adenylate/guanylate cyclase domain-containing protein translates to MDAEPDRVLIVDDNEVNRDLLAKRLQRQGYGVTVASNGFEALELMGSMSLDLVLLDIMMPQMNGYQVLETLKADPALRHIPVVMISAVNDIDSIVRCIELGAEDYLSKPFNPVLLKARINACLEKKRLRDQEQAYLKKLAEEQEKSERLLLNILPEAIAQRLKRGESTIADSFADVTVLFADIVNFTKLSANLSPAQLVEILNEIFSAFDELAEKYELEKIKTIGDAYMVVGGLPTPRDDHAEAIANMALDMQNIIGQFHLQGNEPVQMRTGINTGAVEAGVIGTKKFTYDLWGDTVNTANRMESHGIAGKIQVTVATYERLKDKYIFEERGLIDIKGKGEMLTYFLTARKY, encoded by the coding sequence ATGGACGCTGAACCGGATCGTGTACTAATTGTTGATGATAATGAAGTGAACCGTGATCTGCTGGCCAAACGACTCCAGCGTCAAGGTTATGGGGTGACAGTGGCTTCTAATGGTTTTGAAGCGTTGGAACTGATGGGTTCAATGTCCCTGGATTTGGTGTTGTTGGATATTATGATGCCTCAGATGAATGGCTATCAGGTGTTAGAAACCTTGAAAGCTGATCCGGCTTTGCGTCATATTCCGGTGGTGATGATTTCGGCGGTTAATGATATTGATAGTATTGTGCGTTGTATTGAATTAGGGGCAGAAGATTATTTATCAAAACCTTTTAATCCGGTTTTATTAAAAGCTCGAATTAATGCTTGTTTAGAAAAGAAACGATTAAGGGATCAAGAACAAGCCTATTTAAAAAAATTAGCGGAAGAACAGGAAAAATCGGAACGATTATTATTAAATATTTTGCCCGAAGCGATCGCTCAACGATTAAAACGGGGTGAAAGCACAATTGCGGATAGTTTCGCAGATGTGACGGTTTTATTTGCAGATATTGTTAATTTTACAAAATTATCGGCTAATTTATCCCCGGCTCAATTAGTCGAAATTCTGAATGAAATTTTTTCCGCGTTTGATGAATTAGCAGAAAAATATGAATTAGAGAAAATTAAAACTATTGGGGATGCTTATATGGTGGTTGGGGGATTACCCACGCCACGGGATGATCATGCTGAAGCGATCGCTAATATGGCTTTAGATATGCAAAATATTATCGGTCAATTTCATCTGCAAGGAAATGAACCTGTACAAATGCGAACCGGAATTAATACAGGCGCAGTGGAAGCGGGAGTCATTGGCACAAAAAAGTTTACTTATGATTTATGGGGAGATACTGTTAATACAGCAAATCGTATGGAATCCCATGGAATCGCAGGAAAAATTCAAGTTACCGTCGCTACCTATGAACGTTTAAAAGATAAATATATATTTGAAGAACGAGGGTTAATTGATATTAAAGGAAAAGGCGAAATGTTGACGTATTTCCTCACCGCCCGAAAATATTAA
- a CDS encoding PAS domain S-box protein, with protein MHYALQRQLRRLGLDPQTPPVDIATWEEFLERVSRSYKEADQERYLMERSLTLSSRELLELYNQQSQESEARLQAERDRLRSVISSLGAGLCILDPQGCLLSMNPEAERLLGWSEAELVGNSILDRIGARSRLSLNTFQRLAAASATGLASLLEPIASSDDQFICADGNILPVSYVLTPILEQNTFVGAALVFLDITERKQAQLEAERSISLLQATFDSTDAGILAVDRTGKVLNFNQKFVEMWQVPPGLLKPPHDQSVLAFVLRQLKDPPRFLKTVMQLSSEPHTPTYDVVEFKDGRIFELYSHPSQMGEKLVGRVWSFRDITQRKRVEKALQYRVEFEQLITNLSTHFISLTTDEIENGIQQALQRISTFIGVEQSYLYLFSEQEIQMNSIYQWLAIKTPHQRSQQLSKLTDLIKKISGSKLYGADIPWLERQLNRYENIYLAVQDLPPEALKDLKYLQQFHPVSDVSSYSETDTLPQIQSIILVPLVCRRSIVGFLRFDSIHSSYTWSSDSIALLKMVGEMFSNAIERKQTEEFLRQTEAKYRSIFENAAEGICQTTLEGRYISANPALARILGYNSPEDLLETITDINHQLYVNPNRRAEFIAEIQANHSVSGFESQVYRQDGTMIWISENARAVRDQTGQLLCFEGTIEDITESKRAAEALKQAKEEAVAANRAKSTFLANMSHELRTPLNAIIGYSEILAEEAGDSGYGDIVPDLDRIRTAGRNLLALINDILDISKIEAGRMDLYLETFQISMLIESIVTTAKPLVDQNKNSLNIYYAPDAPDTMHADLTKVRQVLLNLLSNAAKFTSEGEITLNISRAQSLPFEWVRDNDLSLDPPSDDANYIQFQVRDTGIGITPEQQKQLFQPFTQGDASTTRRYGGTGLGLTISQRFCQMMQGHIAIDSALGKGSTFTIYLPLLVQSQFKGSEYPNLEATVEDIDALGETDIILDDPSEHVNEPSITVLVIDDDPNTRDLIERSLIREGLEVETAATGEEGLARAQQQRPDAIILDIILPKMDGWTVLSTLKADPDLADIPVIVLSFISNKNRGFALGASDYLTKPFDGKRLSALLSKYHPDRKRDMLPVADHILVVEDDLATRQLLRGLLQRQGWIVQEAGNGQEALQLIQQSAPKLILLDLVLPEKSGFELIHDLHRTDQWANIPIIVLTAAELTPTEWVLLRGYVEQILQKGSYSCEDLLREIHILLNASLKQSPLSSKS; from the coding sequence ATGCACTATGCGCTCCAACGCCAACTCAGACGCCTGGGTCTTGATCCACAGACTCCTCCGGTGGATATCGCTACATGGGAAGAATTTCTGGAGCGTGTCAGCCGCAGCTACAAGGAAGCCGATCAAGAACGCTATTTGATGGAGCGTTCCCTTACCCTGTCCTCCAGAGAATTGTTAGAGTTGTATAACCAGCAAAGTCAGGAGTCGGAAGCCCGTTTACAAGCGGAACGGGATCGACTGCGCTCGGTGATTAGTTCCCTAGGTGCTGGATTGTGTATCTTAGATCCCCAGGGCTGTTTATTATCCATGAATCCCGAAGCGGAAAGACTATTGGGATGGTCAGAAGCCGAATTAGTCGGAAACTCCATTTTAGACCGCATTGGAGCCCGTTCTCGATTATCTCTGAATACGTTTCAACGGCTGGCTGCTGCTTCCGCTACAGGGTTAGCGTCCCTTCTGGAACCGATCGCATCCAGTGATGATCAATTTATCTGTGCCGATGGCAATATTTTACCCGTTTCCTATGTATTAACACCGATTTTAGAACAAAACACGTTTGTCGGAGCCGCCTTAGTTTTTTTAGATATTACCGAACGCAAACAAGCTCAATTAGAGGCGGAACGATCTATCTCTTTATTACAAGCTACTTTTGATTCAACAGATGCAGGAATTTTAGCAGTTGATCGCACGGGAAAAGTCTTAAATTTTAATCAAAAATTCGTGGAAATGTGGCAAGTTCCTCCTGGATTATTAAAGCCCCCCCATGATCAATCGGTCTTAGCCTTTGTGTTAAGACAATTAAAAGATCCGCCTCGATTTCTCAAAACCGTGATGCAGTTATCTTCGGAACCCCATACCCCGACTTATGATGTGGTGGAGTTCAAAGATGGGCGAATTTTTGAGTTATATTCCCATCCCTCCCAAATGGGAGAAAAATTAGTGGGAAGAGTCTGGAGTTTTCGGGATATTACCCAACGCAAACGAGTCGAAAAAGCTTTGCAATATCGCGTTGAATTTGAACAACTGATTACTAATTTATCGACCCATTTTATTAGTTTAACAACGGATGAAATTGAAAATGGGATTCAACAAGCGTTACAACGAATTAGTACCTTTATTGGAGTAGAACAAAGCTATTTATATTTATTTTCCGAGCAAGAAATACAGATGAATTCGATTTATCAATGGTTGGCAATAAAAACTCCACATCAGCGTTCTCAACAGCTTTCCAAATTGACAGATTTAATCAAAAAAATTTCCGGTTCTAAACTTTATGGGGCTGATATTCCTTGGTTAGAACGACAACTCAATCGCTATGAAAATATTTATCTTGCTGTTCAGGATTTACCCCCAGAAGCCCTAAAGGATTTAAAGTATTTGCAGCAGTTTCATCCCGTTTCAGATGTATCGTCTTATTCAGAAACCGATACTTTACCTCAAATTCAATCCATTATTTTAGTTCCCTTAGTCTGTCGTCGGTCTATTGTTGGATTTTTGCGGTTTGATTCCATTCATTCAAGTTATACCTGGTCATCGGATAGTATTGCATTGTTGAAAATGGTCGGAGAAATGTTTTCTAATGCCATTGAACGCAAACAAACGGAAGAATTTCTGCGACAAACAGAAGCCAAATATCGGAGTATTTTTGAAAATGCAGCCGAAGGTATTTGTCAAACGACCCTAGAAGGACGATATATTAGTGCTAACCCAGCCTTAGCGAGAATTTTAGGTTATAATTCTCCCGAAGATTTATTAGAAACTATTACGGATATTAATCATCAATTATATGTAAATCCTAACCGTCGAGCCGAATTTATCGCAGAAATTCAAGCCAATCATTCTGTATCCGGCTTTGAATCCCAAGTCTATCGTCAAGATGGAACCATGATTTGGATCTCAGAAAACGCCCGTGCGGTTCGGGATCAAACCGGACAATTACTATGTTTTGAAGGTACAATTGAAGATATTACTGAGAGTAAACGCGCCGCCGAAGCCTTAAAACAAGCGAAAGAAGAAGCTGTTGCTGCTAACCGAGCTAAAAGTACCTTTTTAGCTAATATGAGCCATGAACTTCGCACCCCACTCAACGCTATTATTGGCTATAGTGAGATTTTAGCAGAGGAAGCAGGAGACTCCGGTTATGGCGATATTGTCCCCGATTTAGATCGGATTCGCACCGCCGGACGCAACTTATTAGCGTTGATTAACGATATTTTAGATATTTCTAAAATTGAAGCCGGACGCATGGATTTGTATTTGGAAACCTTTCAAATTTCCATGTTAATTGAGAGCATTGTCACAACAGCTAAACCTCTAGTCGATCAAAATAAAAATAGTTTAAATATTTACTATGCCCCTGATGCGCCTGACACCATGCACGCTGATTTAACAAAAGTTCGACAGGTGTTGTTGAACCTACTCAGTAATGCGGCTAAATTCACCTCGGAAGGTGAAATTACCCTGAATATTAGTCGTGCCCAAAGCCTTCCCTTTGAGTGGGTTCGGGACAATGATTTATCCCTTGATCCGCCATCGGATGATGCCAATTATATTCAGTTTCAAGTGCGAGATACCGGAATTGGAATTACTCCCGAACAACAAAAACAATTGTTTCAACCCTTTACCCAAGGGGATGCGTCTACTACTCGCCGCTATGGGGGAACCGGGTTAGGGCTTACCATTAGTCAACGCTTTTGTCAAATGATGCAAGGCCATATCGCCATTGACAGTGCATTAGGCAAAGGTTCCACCTTTACCATTTATTTACCTTTGTTGGTTCAATCTCAATTCAAAGGCTCAGAATATCCGAATTTAGAAGCTACTGTCGAAGACATCGACGCTCTAGGGGAAACGGATATCATTCTGGATGACCCTTCCGAACACGTGAATGAGCCATCGATTACCGTGTTAGTGATTGATGATGATCCCAATACACGGGATTTAATTGAGCGATCACTTATTCGGGAAGGACTGGAGGTAGAAACGGCAGCAACGGGGGAAGAAGGGCTCGCTCGTGCCCAGCAGCAGCGTCCCGATGCCATTATATTAGATATAATTTTGCCGAAAATGGACGGTTGGACGGTATTATCGACATTAAAGGCTGATCCAGATCTCGCTGATATTCCTGTGATTGTGCTATCGTTCATCAGCAACAAAAATCGAGGTTTTGCTCTTGGTGCATCGGACTATTTGACCAAACCGTTTGATGGTAAGCGCCTAAGTGCTTTGTTGAGTAAGTATCACCCGGATCGGAAACGGGATATGCTTCCTGTGGCTGATCATATTTTAGTGGTCGAAGATGATCTCGCTACCCGACAACTATTACGGGGGTTATTACAGCGACAGGGCTGGATTGTCCAAGAAGCCGGAAATGGTCAGGAGGCTTTGCAACTGATTCAACAGTCAGCCCCCAAACTGATTTTGCTCGATTTAGTCCTCCCGGAAAAAAGTGGTTTTGAGTTAATTCATGACCTTCACAGAACAGATCAGTGGGCAAATATCCCGATTATCGTCCTAACGGCGGCTGAATTAACCCCCACAGAATGGGTACTATTGCGGGGCTATGTGGAGCAGATTCTTCAGAAAGGCAGTTATAGCTGTGAAGATCTTTTACGAGAAATTCATATCTTGTTAAATGCCAGCCTGAAACAGTCCCCCTTAAGTTCTAAATCGTGA
- a CDS encoding ATP-binding protein: MDLDRNSQFASSTSADPIWQELGTDLVFIQDAEGQYLSFYWQRQDRYPLATDQIIGSSMGELFKPVVIAPYEDRIRRVLSSLIPERFVYSFSYEEQYIPLELIMSPILVSNGIPNRVLVMGCLLEQPEENIDVNMAEIVAYRSLPSNLDISQKMLIQIAGTMCRTVSPSSHIYQTLLSQIAQKIRRTLDLKQIWQQTVNSLGQVLGVSRCILCPYRGGKEDHWNLQETQVVAEYRLEEFPMMLGLDLEIAKELGWTQALATLEPVVVERTSPDHDPYQRHSILVVATSYQDQPNGIISLQQCDRFRQWTSAEVEFIRELATHVGTAIAHATLYQELEEARMEAVALSRLKSEFLANTSHELRTPLNGIIGFLKLVLDGMVDDPKEEEEFIQEAHRAALHLLNLINDVLDIAKIEAGRMDIDLALIKVNELLEEIEHFTRAQVQEKGLTFTVQKAAYEDEVIIYGNYQRLLQVMLNLVGNAIKFTHEGGINISLGILKQTVVFQNREFPGVVEFRVADTGIGVPIEKQDRLFKAFSQVDGGYTRQYGGTGLGLVISQKLIQTMGGTVKFYSLGEGLGSTVTFTVPLYQEPRNMSH; the protein is encoded by the coding sequence ATGGACTTAGACAGGAACTCTCAGTTTGCAAGTTCAACTTCGGCTGACCCGATTTGGCAAGAGTTGGGTACTGATCTGGTTTTTATTCAAGATGCCGAGGGTCAGTATTTATCGTTTTATTGGCAACGACAGGATCGCTATCCGTTAGCGACGGATCAAATTATCGGTTCATCCATGGGGGAGTTGTTTAAACCTGTTGTAATTGCTCCCTATGAAGATCGAATTCGCCGCGTTTTAAGTAGTTTAATTCCAGAACGATTTGTTTATTCTTTTTCCTACGAAGAACAATATATTCCCTTAGAATTAATTATGAGTCCCATTTTAGTGTCGAATGGGATACCTAATCGGGTCTTAGTGATGGGATGTCTTCTGGAACAACCTGAAGAGAATATTGATGTGAATATGGCGGAGATTGTTGCTTATCGTTCCTTACCGTCAAATTTGGATATTTCTCAAAAAATGTTGATTCAAATTGCAGGAACGATGTGTCGGACGGTTTCTCCTAGTTCTCATATTTATCAAACCTTATTAAGTCAAATTGCTCAAAAAATTCGTCGCACCTTAGATTTAAAACAAATTTGGCAACAAACCGTTAATAGTTTAGGGCAAGTTTTAGGGGTCAGTCGTTGTATTTTATGTCCCTATCGAGGCGGAAAAGAAGATCATTGGAACTTGCAAGAAACTCAAGTGGTGGCTGAATATCGCCTCGAAGAATTTCCGATGATGTTGGGTTTAGATCTGGAAATTGCCAAGGAATTAGGGTGGACACAAGCTTTAGCGACCTTAGAACCTGTTGTGGTCGAACGTACCTCTCCTGACCATGATCCTTATCAAAGGCATTCGATTTTAGTGGTGGCGACTTCTTATCAAGATCAACCGAATGGAATTATTAGTTTACAACAGTGCGATCGCTTTCGACAATGGACATCGGCGGAAGTGGAATTTATCAGAGAATTAGCGACTCATGTAGGAACCGCAATTGCTCACGCCACTCTCTATCAAGAGCTAGAAGAAGCTCGGATGGAAGCAGTCGCTCTTTCCCGATTAAAAAGTGAATTTTTAGCGAATACCTCCCATGAATTACGCACGCCTCTAAATGGAATTATTGGGTTTTTAAAGTTGGTTTTAGATGGGATGGTTGATGATCCCAAAGAAGAAGAAGAATTTATTCAAGAAGCTCACCGAGCCGCTTTACATTTATTAAATTTAATTAATGATGTTTTAGATATTGCTAAAATTGAAGCGGGGAGAATGGATATTGACTTGGCTTTAATTAAAGTCAATGAACTTTTAGAAGAAATTGAACATTTTACACGGGCGCAAGTGCAAGAAAAAGGATTAACCTTTACCGTCCAAAAAGCGGCTTATGAAGATGAAGTTATTATCTATGGAAATTATCAACGGTTATTACAAGTGATGTTAAATTTAGTCGGAAATGCAATTAAATTTACCCATGAGGGGGGAATTAATATTAGTTTGGGAATTCTTAAACAAACCGTTGTGTTTCAAAATCGAGAGTTTCCAGGAGTTGTAGAATTTCGGGTGGCGGATACGGGAATTGGGGTTCCCATCGAAAAACAAGATCGATTATTTAAAGCTTTTTCTCAAGTCGATGGAGGCTATACCCGCCAATATGGAGGAACGGGTTTAGGGTTAGTGATTTCACAGAAATTAATCCAAACTATGGGAGGAACGGTTAAGTTTTATAGTCTGGGTGAAGGGTTAGGATCAACTGTAACCTTTACTGTTCCCCTCTATCAGGAACCTCGGAATATGAGTCATTAA
- a CDS encoding response regulator: MVKILLVEDNEMNRDMLQRRLSRKGYEVSIAVDGAKGVELAHSLMPDLILMDMSLPVMDGWEATRQIKADAKTGGIPVIALTAHAMAGDREKCLKAGCDDYDTKPVEFPRLLEKIELCLNKAPAP; encoded by the coding sequence ATGGTAAAGATTTTGTTAGTTGAAGATAATGAAATGAATCGGGATATGCTACAACGGCGACTATCCCGAAAAGGATATGAGGTATCTATTGCCGTAGATGGGGCAAAGGGTGTGGAATTAGCTCATTCCCTGATGCCCGATTTAATCCTGATGGATATGAGTTTACCGGTGATGGATGGTTGGGAAGCCACTCGACAAATTAAAGCCGATGCCAAAACTGGGGGAATTCCTGTAATTGCACTCACGGCCCATGCTATGGCAGGCGATCGCGAAAAATGTTTAAAAGCTGGATGTGATGATTATGATACTAAACCAGTGGAATTTCCCCGTCTGTTGGAAAAAATAGAACTCTGCTTAAACAAAGCTCCTGCACCCTGA
- a CDS encoding type II toxin-antitoxin system CcdA family antitoxin, which translates to MEKNTFSSPNTTQKVEVSIHIDSELLNQIKHLTNDPSKVIETALRQWLRGERPEDELALTLQRNPPIPPRGEWND; encoded by the coding sequence ATGGAAAAGAATACATTTTCTTCGCCCAATACCACTCAGAAAGTGGAAGTTTCAATCCACATTGACTCGGAGTTACTCAATCAAATTAAACATCTGACCAATGATCCGAGTAAGGTGATTGAAACAGCCCTGCGTCAATGGCTTAGAGGAGAGCGTCCAGAGGATGAACTTGCCTTGACACTCCAGCGAAATCCCCCGATTCCACCGCGAGGGGAATGGAACGATTAA
- a CDS encoding transglycosylase domain-containing protein, whose product MLTSSVVAGGLVGLAVSFRNLPDVRVLQNYVPTETTHIYDIKGVPLASLHDEANREVVSLNQISPHLKRAVIAIEDSNFYYHKGINPTGIVRAFLANLETGSTVEGGSTLTMQLVKNLFLSPNRTISRKAAESVMAIRLEQILSKDEILELYLNQVYWGHNLYGAETAAQSYFNKSAADLTLAEAAMMAGLIPAPEDYSPFVDYKKAKQRQLTVLKRMRELQWITPQEEAQAKKQTLLVGKITSFSSSRLPYVTEAVVEELSERFGREAVLKGGMRIQTTIDMNFQRMAEKTISEWHENLYYQGVYNSLQNGQIALVSIDPRTHFVKAMVGGADYKTSQYNRAIQALRQPGSAFKPFVYYAAFASGKYGPDSTVYDTPVSYPDGYGYYSPQNYGGGFSGAVSIRTALEHSLNVPAVKLGQEVGLNQVIEVCRVLGIKSPIEPVVSLPLGSVDLTPMEMAGAYATFANDGWHSDPTFIVQVTDSQGNILLDNTPKPRLVLDQWAVASLNSVLQGVINSGTATRAQIGRPAAGKTGTTSSERDIWFVGYTPDLATAVWVGNDDYTPLTYGATGGTIVAPIWRDFMLQALDGKPATSFKPASAYSKP is encoded by the coding sequence ATGTTAACCAGTTCTGTCGTCGCCGGTGGGCTGGTCGGCTTGGCAGTCAGTTTCCGCAATTTGCCGGATGTGCGGGTATTGCAGAACTATGTTCCTACAGAAACCACCCACATCTATGATATTAAAGGGGTTCCTCTGGCCAGTCTTCACGATGAAGCTAACCGGGAAGTCGTCTCTCTCAATCAGATTTCTCCCCATCTGAAACGGGCTGTTATAGCGATTGAAGACAGCAATTTTTACTATCACAAGGGAATTAACCCGACGGGGATTGTCCGGGCGTTTCTGGCTAACTTAGAAACGGGTTCCACGGTGGAAGGGGGTTCGACCCTGACCATGCAGTTGGTGAAAAACCTATTTTTATCCCCGAATCGTACCATTAGCCGTAAAGCCGCAGAATCGGTGATGGCGATTCGTTTAGAACAAATTTTATCCAAGGATGAGATTTTAGAACTCTATCTCAATCAAGTTTATTGGGGTCATAACCTTTATGGGGCGGAAACCGCAGCCCAGAGTTATTTTAATAAATCAGCGGCGGATTTAACCTTAGCGGAAGCAGCGATGATGGCGGGTTTAATTCCTGCCCCGGAAGATTATAGTCCGTTTGTGGATTACAAAAAAGCCAAACAAAGGCAGTTAACCGTTTTGAAGCGGATGCGGGAACTTCAGTGGATTACCCCCCAAGAAGAAGCCCAAGCCAAGAAACAAACCTTACTCGTCGGCAAAATTACCTCCTTTAGCAGTAGCCGTCTTCCCTATGTGACGGAAGCTGTGGTTGAGGAACTTTCTGAACGCTTTGGTCGGGAGGCGGTTCTTAAAGGGGGAATGCGAATTCAAACCACCATTGATATGAATTTCCAACGGATGGCGGAAAAAACCATCAGTGAATGGCATGAAAATTTATACTATCAAGGGGTTTATAACAGTTTACAAAATGGCCAAATTGCCCTGGTTTCTATTGACCCTCGTACCCATTTTGTTAAGGCGATGGTCGGGGGAGCCGATTATAAAACCAGTCAGTATAATCGAGCCATTCAAGCCCTACGTCAACCAGGATCTGCCTTTAAACCCTTTGTTTATTATGCGGCTTTTGCTAGTGGCAAATACGGGCCGGATTCAACGGTTTATGATACGCCCGTAAGTTATCCCGATGGCTATGGCTATTATTCCCCCCAAAACTACGGTGGAGGTTTCTCTGGGGCGGTGAGTATTCGTACAGCCTTAGAACACTCCTTGAATGTTCCGGCGGTAAAACTGGGTCAAGAGGTGGGACTCAATCAAGTGATTGAAGTGTGTCGAGTCCTGGGAATTAAGAGCCCGATTGAACCTGTTGTTTCTCTACCGTTGGGGTCGGTGGATTTAACGCCGATGGAAATGGCTGGAGCTTATGCCACCTTTGCCAATGATGGCTGGCACTCTGACCCGACGTTTATTGTCCAAGTTACCGATAGTCAAGGCAATATTTTATTGGATAATACCCCAAAACCCCGATTAGTCTTGGATCAATGGGCTGTGGCGTCTCTCAATAGCGTGTTACAAGGGGTGATTAATAGCGGGACAGCGACTCGTGCCCAAATCGGACGTCCGGCGGCGGGAAAAACTGGAACAACCTCTTCTGAACGGGATATTTGGTTTGTTGGGTATACTCCCGATTTAGCAACGGCTGTTTGGGTGGGTAATGATGACTATACTCCCCTAACCTATGGGGCAACGGGAGGAACTATTGTGGCTCCGATTTGGCGTGACTTTATGTTACAAGCATTAGATGGGAAACCAGCCACTTCTTTTAAACCGGCTTCCGCTTATAGCAAACCTTAA